The following are encoded in a window of Centroberyx gerrardi isolate f3 chromosome 1, fCenGer3.hap1.cur.20231027, whole genome shotgun sequence genomic DNA:
- the rnaset2 gene encoding ribonuclease T2 isoform X2, whose product MRLCSTLLLCLGAALVSSAFVLSPPHIWTKLILTHHWPNTFCGMEHCHPNISYWTLHGLWPDKGIDCNSSWPFNSSLIEDLLPDMEKSWPDLRNPLSSAFWKYEWHKHGTCASKAASLNSQHKYFSKALELYHKVDLDSVLKKFNIIPSEKYYSFPDIEAAIENFYGVKPKIQCVHPSKDSDVQILGQIEICFGPDFTLLDCERQITMETIAWGDQAVPMGVDKASGFSVCDHDMPVYYPAKP is encoded by the exons ATGCGGCTCTGCTCTACTCTCCTGCTCTGCCTCGGAGCTGCCCTGGTCTCCTCTGCCTTTGTATTGTCACCTCC aCACATATGGACCAAACTTATCCTGACCCACCATTGGCCCAACACCTTCTGTGGT ATGGAACACTGTCATCCCAACATTAGCTACTGGACGCTACATGGACTCTG GCCAGATAAAGGGATTGACTGTAATTCATCATGGCCTTTCAACTCTTCTCTGATAGAG gACCTGCTTCCAGACATGGAGAAGAGTTGGCCCGACTTGCGCAACCCCTTGTCTTCCGCATTCTG GAAGTACGAGTGGCATAAACACGGTACCTGTGCatccaaagcagcttctctgaaCAGCCAGCATAAGTACTTCAGCAAGGCACTGGAACTATACCATAAAGTGGATTTGGACAG CGTCCTGAAGAAGTTCAACATCATCCCTTCAGAAAAATACTACTCA tttcCAGACATTGAAGCAGCCATAGAGAACTTCTACGGGGTCAAACCTAAGATCCAGTGTGTCCATCCATCAAAG GATAGTGATGTCCAGATTTTGGGTCAGATCGAGATCTGTTTCGGCCCTGACTTCACCCTGCTCGACTGTGAGAGACAGATTACCATGGAAACCATCGCTTGGGGAGACCAGGCCGTTCCCATGGGCGTCGACAAGGCATCtgggttcagtgtgtgtgaccATGATATGCCTGTTTACTATCCAGCTAAGCCTTGA
- the rnaset2 gene encoding ribonuclease T2 isoform X1: MPLSVRSNMRLCSTLLLCLGAALVSSAFVLSPPHIWTKLILTHHWPNTFCGMEHCHPNISYWTLHGLWPDKGIDCNSSWPFNSSLIEDLLPDMEKSWPDLRNPLSSAFWKYEWHKHGTCASKAASLNSQHKYFSKALELYHKVDLDSVLKKFNIIPSEKYYSFPDIEAAIENFYGVKPKIQCVHPSKDSDVQILGQIEICFGPDFTLLDCERQITMETIAWGDQAVPMGVDKASGFSVCDHDMPVYYPAKP, from the exons aTGCCTTTGTCTGTGAG GTCAAACATGCGGCTCTGCTCTACTCTCCTGCTCTGCCTCGGAGCTGCCCTGGTCTCCTCTGCCTTTGTATTGTCACCTCC aCACATATGGACCAAACTTATCCTGACCCACCATTGGCCCAACACCTTCTGTGGT ATGGAACACTGTCATCCCAACATTAGCTACTGGACGCTACATGGACTCTG GCCAGATAAAGGGATTGACTGTAATTCATCATGGCCTTTCAACTCTTCTCTGATAGAG gACCTGCTTCCAGACATGGAGAAGAGTTGGCCCGACTTGCGCAACCCCTTGTCTTCCGCATTCTG GAAGTACGAGTGGCATAAACACGGTACCTGTGCatccaaagcagcttctctgaaCAGCCAGCATAAGTACTTCAGCAAGGCACTGGAACTATACCATAAAGTGGATTTGGACAG CGTCCTGAAGAAGTTCAACATCATCCCTTCAGAAAAATACTACTCA tttcCAGACATTGAAGCAGCCATAGAGAACTTCTACGGGGTCAAACCTAAGATCCAGTGTGTCCATCCATCAAAG GATAGTGATGTCCAGATTTTGGGTCAGATCGAGATCTGTTTCGGCCCTGACTTCACCCTGCTCGACTGTGAGAGACAGATTACCATGGAAACCATCGCTTGGGGAGACCAGGCCGTTCCCATGGGCGTCGACAAGGCATCtgggttcagtgtgtgtgaccATGATATGCCTGTTTACTATCCAGCTAAGCCTTGA